Proteins encoded within one genomic window of Columba livia isolate bColLiv1 breed racing homer chromosome 1, bColLiv1.pat.W.v2, whole genome shotgun sequence:
- the LOC102096328 gene encoding zinc finger protein 239-like, whose translation MSGNEGELQRDGPETAEPCRAISDFFMREASPPGCDQELSCPRPDLLSPETGAEKTSRCGFRKRKETVVHQRAFMGEKPYICIECGQSFNRSSDLIRHQRIHTGEKPYMCADCGKSFSRRSHLIQHQRVHTGERPYQCKDCGKSFSQSTHLVQHQRNHTGERPYVCAKCGRNFYQNSGLLRHANFHTGEKPYKCPQCGKRFSDSSNLIAHQRLHTGEKPYKCADCNKCFSESSKLVIHRRVHTGEKPYLCPDCGKSFSQRSHLVQHRRTHTGEKPYKCAECGTCFSDNSTLIRHRRTHTGEKPFKCSHCGKCFSRNSYLVSHQRVHVWPGGALG comes from the coding sequence ATGAGTGGAAATGAGGGGGAGCTCCAGAGAGATGGACCAGAGACAGCGGAACCCTGCAGGGCCATTTCGGACTTTTTCATGAGGGAAGCTTCTCCTCCAGGCTGCGACCAGGAGCTGTCTTGTCCGAGGCCAGACCTTCTCTCTCCAGAGACTGGGGCGGAGAAGACTTCTCGCTGTGGCTTTCGGAAGCGGAAGGAGACAGTGGTGCATCAGCGAGCATTCATGGGAGAGAAGCCTTACATCTGCATTGAGTGCGGGCAGAGCTTCAACCGCAGCTCTGACCTGATCCGCCACCAGAGgatccacactggggagaagccctacATGTGTGctgactgtggcaagagcttcagccGCCGCTCCCACCTCATCCAGCACCAGCGCGTCCACACGGGTGAGCGACCGTACCAATGCAAGGACTGCGGGAAGAGCTTCAGCCAGAGCACCCACCTGGTGCAGCACCAGCGCAACCACACTGGAGAGAGGCCCTATGTCTGTGCCAAGTGTGGGAGGAACTTCTACCAGAACTCAGGCCTGCTCCGCCACGCCAACTTTCACACAGGCGAGAAGCCCTACAAGTGCCCCCAGTGCGGGAAGCGCTTCAGCGACAGCTCCAACCTCATTGCCCACCAGCGGCTCCATACAGGCGAGAAGCCCTACAAGTGTGCTGACTGCAACAAGTGCTTCAGTGAGAGCTCTAAGCTGGTCATCCACCGGCGTGTCCACACAGGTGAGAAGCCGTACTTGTGCCCTGACTGTGGGAAGAGTTTCAGCCAGCGCTCGCACCTTGTCCAGCACCGTCGCacccacactggggagaagccatACAAGTGTGCCGAGTGTGGGACCTGCTTCAGTGACAACTCTACCCTCATCCGTCACCGTCGTACCCACACTGGGGAGAAACCTTTCAAGTGCTCCCACTGTGGGAAGTGCTTCAGTCGCAACTCCTACTTAGTCTCACACCAGCGGGTACATGTGTGGCCTGGGGGTGCTCTAGGATGA